DNA from Polaribacter sp. NJDZ03:
GAAAAGAAATAGCTATTTGATGATGTAATCTTAAGTTTTCTTTATTTGTATATTCAAACCCTAATTTAATAACAGGTAACAACTCTATAATTTTTGTTGTTTTAGCAATGTTAGTTTCATTATTTTTTGTGTTTTTAAAAGGGATGTTGTCTTTACAACCTACTGTAGTGGTTTCGTTAATTGGTATGGAGTAGTAAGCGTAAGCTTTGGCATTAAAAAAGGTTGATAAGATAAGTATTAAAAATACAATTCCTTTTTTATTCTTTGAGTATTGAATTTTAAAAAAATTAGATACTTGAAATAATAATTCCTGGGTATTTTTTGTGCTATTCATTTGTTTTGGGGGATTAGTTTAAATAAATATTCTCTCAAATATAGCAAAATAATATTTTATTTGCTATTTTTTTATTTATAAATGAACATACGTTGTTTAACTGTAGTGTATTCTTGTTAAACTGTTGTTTTTGTTGGTGATTTAATAAAAAGATTATTCCTGCCAATAATTAAAATCTGTATCAAGTGTTTTCTATTGGTTCTTAGAAGTTACGGTTTCTTGTAAGGAATTATTAAATTATTATCGATTAATGAAGGTTTCTTTTGGATTATAAATATTTCTACTTTTTAAAATTTCAGCAATAAGATAAATTATCATTAATATAGAACGGTTTATTTCCTCAAATAAAATAATTCTTTTAAATGTAATAACGTACAGTAAGGTTTTTGAAATACAACTGTTGCTGTTGTTTTTTTATTTTATATCCTTTTTTTTGTTGGATATGAATCTGATATCTTAAAATGTTATTATTGAGGTAATCTATTTTAGTTCTTTTTTAATGGGTAAAAATAAGAAGACCACAGTATAAGAAATTTAATTCTACTACTGTGGTCTTGTGTACTTCTTAAGAGTTTACCTTAAGTCTACCTTTTAATTTTAATAAGAATGTATAAAAGTTTTATTTAAAAAAGACTTAAATAGAAAAGAGATTAGTTTTGTGGGGACGCAACTAATAATTATAATAAAAGATAAAAATTTTCTTAAAAACCTCTTTTAAATAATCTTTTCTATTTTAAGCCTTAAATGATTTTATCTCCTTATTTAGCAAACTAAGAAGACGGAATTAAATTACTCTATTACTACTTTCTTATTCATAATGCCTTTATTTGTGCTCATTTTTACAATGTAAAAACCGGTTGGTATTTGTTTTTTGATATCTAATTGATAAGTATTTTTTTGTTCTTTAATATTCCAAATACTTACTTTTTTACCAATAATATCAAACAATTCTACTTTACTAATTTCTATTTCATTGTTTTTAGAAATTACAATTTGTTGGTTTTCATTGTCTGCATAAATATTAGTGTATGCCGCTAAGACATCTTTATCTAAACCAAGTACTGCAGCTTCTTTAAAAGCTAGTACAAAACGATCTGTATATACACCTTTCTCTAAGGTTAACGTAATTTTACCATCTGTAATTTTATAAGAAGTTTCTGTAAGTTTATCTGTAATAAATAGGTGGTTAGATACATTCTTTACCTCATCTACCATAATATTTACCGTTCCAGAATTGCTCATTGTAATTTCTAAAGGAACTTCTAGTTCATTCGAAATTTCTTGTACACCAGCAATTACATATTTTTTAGCATCATTAGGGAATTTCCAATACATATCTGTTTTACCTGTTTCGTATATTTCAGAGTCATATCCTTTATCAAATTCAAAAGAATTAGATTCAAGAAAAGAGATTCCTGTTTGATGATGTATCAGTAGGTTTTCATCATTTTTATATTCAAAACCTAATTTAATAAAAGGTAATATGTTATCAAAAGATTTAGATTTATTGGTTTTCTTATTACCTTTAAAGAAAACAGATTTTGTACCTTGGTTAACATAAGCTCTTTGGCTGTTGTTAAATTTAATTTCGCCTCCTGTTTTTGGATCTCCCTGAATAAAGAAACCTTGACCAATTGCTATGTAAGGAAGTGGTGTTGTATAAGTTTCACTACCTAATCCAGAAGTACCGCTATTACTATTAGCAGCAACAGCATCTGCAGCAACTGCACCAGCTAAGTTAACCGTTGCATATCCACCGATATATCCGCCAAATACATGGCCATCAATTCCATTACCTTCTCCAATAGCACTTTTTTTATGTTCCCAGAAATAAAGTGTCGCCGTAGTTTGATCTTTATTGTCTTCAATAAATTTTCTAGCATTCATAGCAGAAGGGAAAGGATTACCTATTAAATAATCTTCACTAGCACCTATATTTTTTATAGTGTTAAAATCTCCATCATTTGGGGTTCCTATAAAAGTATAGATTTGGCCATCTTTTTTTCCAGGTCCTTTAAAAGTATAACCATCACCTCTTTTAATATCTCCATCGTTACGTTGGTGTATCCAATTAGATCTTCCGTTAGAACTAGGCGAGTAGGAGTATACCCAGTAATCTGCGATTGTTATACCTGTTGATGTATAAGAACCGTCATAAGTATTCTGATTAAAAGTAATCGTTTTAGGGTTGTCTATATCTGTACCATCTCTAAGTACATCAAATAAAGAATACGTGTCTACCAAAGATGTTGATGTAACTGGCGAACTCATATAACCATATCTATATAAACTAGGCACCATAGATTTTTGGTCTACTAATAATTTACCAGTACCAGAAACCATACTGCCATCAGTATGTGTTTGCACCAATTGAGCTAAAGGACCTCTTAAACGAATATCTCCATTTAATATAATATTATTTGTAACTACTAATAATTGATCTTTTATTGTTAACTTTTTAGTTGCAGCTACTTCTAGTTTTCTAGCACTTAATCTACTATCTGCATATTCAAAATCTTTATCAATTACTACTTCACGCGACCTGTCTGGGTAACCATTTGTCCAAGTTTTATCGTTGCTAGAGTTAGAAATAGTTTTATCTATTCTATGTAAACCCAACAGAGTGTTTGCTTCTTTATTAGAATTTAGTATTTCTGATACTACAGGAGCTTGTGGATGTCTCGGAGTACCTTTTATTGTATTGCTAATTTCTGCATAAGGAGAAATATAATCTTTATCGCCTTCAATATCATTTACAAACACCACCCATTCGTTTGCTGTGTACTCTTTATTAGGTGTTAACCTTTCATCTATTCTTACTATCGATGTTTTGTTAGCAATATTAGAAACAACATCATATCTATTAAGCCATGAAGTAATTCCTGTAGTAGATGAAAGTATAATGATATCATTAACGGTATCGTCTAACGCAGTTAAGCTTTCATTCTCAATAATATTTGCAGTTCCAAGATTTTTAAGAGTAGTAGATCCGCTGTTTTTAATTAATACAGATTTACCTGCAGCTAATGGCATACCTATTTTTAATGACGGAATATTGTCAGTTATGTTAGGTAGTGTAACCAATTCTGCAATTGTTTTGTTTTGAAACAATTGAACATTAATGGTATTTGCAGGAATTTCTGTTTTTCCAATATTTGTAATTTCAATCCATCTTTCATTACCAAACTGATATACTTGTGTAATCATTGCGTCTGCCGCAAGAATAACAGGAATAGAAGTTAAATACAAAGTGGCTTTGTCGCAGGCTTTTGGAGTTCCATTATCACAAATTTCATATATTACAGAAACCGTTCCTGTAAAATTAGCATCTGGTACAAAAGTATACTTTCCATTGGCATCTATTTTAATGTTTCCAATATCTGTAATATCAATAGCAACGCCAATAGTAATAGCTGTTCCATTTGCAGAAGCCGAAGTAACTGTTTGTTTATCATCTTCTGGGTCAGTATCATTTGTTAATACATTAGCCGTCATTGTTTCTCCTTGTGGGGCAGAGTTCGCATCGTTATTCGCAAATGTTGTGTTTCCGTAATTAGAAATCACATTTAAACTAAGAATAGCTGTATCTGTACCACCATTACCATCACTAATGGTATAAATAATGTCATTTACAGTACCCACAAAAGTTGGTGTTGGATCAAAAGTATACGTTCCATTAGTATTTAATTTAACGGTACCGGCAGTAACGCTATTTCCATTTTCATCTATACCATTAACGGTTGTTTCTGTATTAATTAATAAGCCTGTTGCAGATGTTACAATTAATATATCTTCAGAATCAGGATCACTATCGTTAGAAAGTACCGTAGAATTTAAAGTTTTATCTAACTCTGTAGTGTTTACGTCATTTTGCGCCGTTGGCGGATTATTGCTAGTTAGAACATTCGGAATTACTTCAATAGATAATGTTGCCGTATCTGTAATATTACCAGAGCCAGTTCCTGTATACGTTATAGGGTTTATAGTTCCTGTAAAACCAGCTACCGGAGTAAAAGTGTATGTTCCATTACTGTTAATAATTATTGAACCTGCATTATTAACGTCATTTCCATTTTTATCTTTACCTGCAACTTGTTTCGGTATTCCTAAAGTAAATCCTGCAGCTGTAACGCTTATTACACCATGGTCGTTGGTTGTTAATTGTCCATCTACCGGAATGTCTTGCGGAGTCTGATTTATATCATTTTCTGCAATAACATCAGTAGGAATAGAAGTAAGGTACAACGTAGCCGTATCGCATGCAGATGGAGTTCCGTTATCACATTTAGTATACGTTACAGGGATCGTTCCTACAAAACCAGCAAGTGGAATAAATGTGTAGTTTCCATTTGTATCTATTTTTATGTTTCCAATAGCAGGAATATCAATAGCTGTTCCAATAGTAATAGTCGTTCCGTTTGCAGAAGCAGAAGTAACTGTTTGGTTATTGTCTTCTGGATCTGTATCATTCGTCAATACATTTCCAGTCATGTTATTTCCTTGCGGAGCAGAATTAGCATCATCATTAGCAAATGTTGTGTTACCATAATTAGGAATCACATTTATGTTAAGAATCGCAGTATCTGTGCCACCTTTACCATCGCTAATTGTGTATACAATCTCATTTATAGTACCTGTAAATCCAGTTTCTGGAGTAAAGGTATAGGTTCCGTCTGCAGTCATTAATATTTTACCTGCTACATCTACAGTATTTCCGTTAATGTCTACTCCAGAAATTGTTAACCCACTTCCAGAAATAGGAAACGTGTTTACAGTAGTTGAAGTAGTATTACTACCAGAATTAGTTGTTACATTGGTTGTAAAGCTAATTACATTTAATGCATCTCCATCTAGATCACTATCATTAGATAGTATTTTTCCATTGGTAATTGGGGTATTTAATTCTGTAGTGTTTACATCATTTTGCGCCGTTGGCGGATTGTTGTTAGGCAGTACATTTGGAATTACTTCAATAGATAATATAGCAGTATCTGTAGCACCTCCTGTACCATTTCCTGTATAGGTAATTGGATCAACAGTTCCTGTAAAACCAGTAGCAGGAACAAAGACATAAGTACCATTACTATTAATTGTTAACTTACCTGCATTTGCAACGTTATTTCCGTTTTTATCTTTACCAGAAACCTGTTTAGCAGTTCCTAAAACAAAACGTTGAGCTGTTACATTTGTTACGCCTTTATCATTGGTTGTTAATTGTCCGTTAAGAGTAATGTCTTGTGGTGTTTGATTTATATCATCTTTAGCCACTACAGAAATAGGAAGTGAAGTAAGATATAAGGTAGCTTTATCACATGCTTGTGGCGTTACGCCTGTATCGCATTTGGTATAGGTTATAGGAATTGTACCTATATAACCCGCTATTGGAATAAAAATATATTCTCCATTGGTATCTATTTTAATATTTCCTACACCAGGAATATCAATAGCAGTTCCGGGAGTAATATCTATTCCATTTGCAGAAGCTGCAGTAACCACTTGTAGATTACCTTCTGGATCAAAATCATTGTCCAAAATATTACCCGTCATATTGGTTTCTTGTGGAGCAGAATTTGCATCGTCATTAGCAAATGTAGTATTACCAAAGTCTGGTTTTACAGATATACTAAGAATTGCTGTATCTGTGCCACCTTTACCATCACTAATTGTATAAGTAATATTATTTACAGTACCTATAAATCCGTTTGCAGGAGTAAAGGTATAAGTTCCATCAGCAGCCATTATTATTTTACCAGCTACATCAACTTTGGTTCCTTTTAGATCTTTACCAGACAATGTTTGTCCAGTTCCAGCAATTGGAAACGTATTTACGGTAGTTGGCGTACTTGTACCATTAGAATTATTAGTAATATTAGTGGTAATACTAGTTACTGTTAATGTATCACCATCAGGGTCACTATCGTTAGATAGTATTTTTCCATTAGTAATTGTTGTATTTATCTCTGTAGTATTTACATCATTTTGCGCCGTTGGCGGATTATTACCAGGGACAACGTTTGGTATTACTTTAATAGATAATAACGCGGTATCTGTTGCATCTTCTACACCTGCACCTGTATAGCCTATAGGGTTAATAGTACCTGTAAAACCAAAAGCAGGTGTAAAAGTATACGTACCATCAGATTTAATAAGTAATGAACCAGTATTTGTAACTGAGTTTCCGTTTTCATCAACACCAGGTACATTTGTAATTTCTACACTTCCTGGGTTTTCAGTAGTTCCTGCAGGAATAGTATGGTCTACGCCATTAATTGTTATAATAGTTACGCTTGTTACGTTTTCATCATTGGTTAACAATGCACCGTTAACTGCGGTATCTTTTGGTGTTTGGTTAATATCATTTACTGCATTTACAACAGTATTACATTCCGTACTTTGAATAATTGTATTTATTGAAGTACCAATTCCTTGTCCTTGGTCTCCACCAATATCTGCTGTACCATTTGCGTTAACTACTTTAGGTACACCTTTTGCATCTACTGAATTTCCTAAGTTTAATAATACTGAGGCATTATGAGTACCAGATGTTGGTGTTGTTACAGGATCTACTCCGTTTCCACCTTTTAATAAAGTGCCGCTTGGTGGGGTTACAAGCATCGCTGCGGTTACATTTTCATCTCCTTCTAAAGCATCTGGACAACCATCATTATCGGAGTCTAAATCTAAACTGTTTGGTATTCCATCTCCATCACAATCATAATATGACCACGCATCAAAATTAACACCATTAATCCCAAAAGTCTCATTACCAGAACCTACAAGATTTATAGCAGCAATATCACTAATAGGAATTGTTATTCCATTAGTAAGTTCTACATAAATTGAACTAAAACTAACTTTATCAATACTCGTAAATCCAGTATTTACACCAGTTTCTCCTGCTTGTAAAACGTAAGATACTCCAATAGTTTTAGGTAAATCTGCAGCTAATACTTCTATTCTTTGATAAATATTTGTTAATCCTTGAGTAGCGTAATTAAATTTAAATTTAGAAACATCTGCAAGTGTAAAGCCTGAAAAATCAATTATTCCAAAATCAAAATCTATATAAATTTCATCACCTGCTACTTTCTTTTCAAAAGCTCCCGAATCGTAATCACTTCCAATCCAAGATACCTTTAAATTTAAAGGAACCTTACAACTTGTACCTGTATCTTCATCTGTATCTAAAATACCATCATTATCATCATCTAAATCACAAATATCATTGATACCATCCTTATCGCTATCCGGTAAATTTGGGTTGGTACAATAATTAGCAATACCAAAATTATTTTCACAATCGGCAACATCAGAATTGTTAAAAATAGCATTTTGGATATTTGATGTTGTTACAGTATGACCTGCTGGTAAGCTAGATTCATCAACTTTTACAAGATATTTTGTGGTTATTGGTAATCTATAATTCACTACAAGTTTTGGAGCGTTACTTGAGTTACGATCAAATGATTGAGCGACTCTAGTACCATCTCCTACCACTAAAATTGCAATAGCATTGTTTGGAGACCAACCATCTCTATTTACTACTTCCTGAACAACTTTTCCAATATTAGGGGAGTTATGTTTTCCTCCAACAGTATTCCAATTTGGTACGGAAGTCCAAGGTACAGTAGCCGTTGTTTTTGTACGTGATGAAGTGTTATTTGCTGTAGCAGTAAATGTAGGAGCGTTATCTACAGCATTTGCAGAAAAAATAAGGTTCGTAGATCCACTATTAGTTGCTTCTGCTGTAAACTCTATATACGCATTGGTTATAATTGCATCTTTAGGAATGTTCATGTTTTGAAATCTCATTCCTACAATTCGTGGAGTTCCATTAAAGGTACCTAAATCTAGACTGTTAGTGTTAAGAAGTGGTGTTCCTCCAGCCGAATCTTCTTCAATATCATCAGAACTTTGTAAAACACTCTTAGTAATAGTTGTAATAGGTGCTGTTGGTACCGTAAATTCTAGTGAATAATTTCCATTAGTATCTGTTGTGCTTGTTTGTTTAAGTGGTTCTCCAGTATCTACAAGACCATTTTTATTACTGTCTTCATATAAATTAATTTTGATTCCGCTTTTACCAACTTCACCAGTATCAAAAGTGGCATTTAAAGAATCATCCATAAATACCGTTCCGTTTATATTGTTTTTTCCAGGATTTGTTATGGAACAACCAACTGGTACTCTTACTTTAGCAACATCACAGACATCTGGAAAATCGCTAGCGCAAATTCTATATTCAAATACATCTATACCAGAAAAACCAGGGTTAGGGGTATACGTAATAGTTCCATCTCCATTTGTAACTACTTTTCCGTTAGCAGGTTGTAAGACTCCTAATGTAGAAATGGAAGCAGGGTCTATAAGACATAGAAAACCTACATCGTTATTATCTAAGTCTATTGTAACTGGCGTATTTATTAAAGTACCTTTTAAATCGTCGTTTGCAAATAAAATTTGTTGTAAACATCTTGGTTCCAACACATATCCCACATCTTGAGCAGGTGATCCAACAGGTGTTACACTGCCATTTGCGTTAGGGTCTTGTCCCCAAACGGCAGCAAACGGTACATCATTACATGTGTATACTGCTACTCCGGTTTGGTCGTTGCCTGGGGCATAAATTTGATAGGACTGGAGTGCATTTAAAGCTACTGCCTTATCAAAAGGTAGATTACAACTATTTCCAGGTGTATTTGGGCTAGTTGTTAAGTTACCATCATATTTTATATAAATAGTGGTTTTTTCAGTTGGCGTAATCCAAATTGGATTATAATTTGCTGATTTATCATTAGAACCAGGTGCCCAAGCAACACTTGCAAAAGTTGTTAAACGATTGGCTGCAATAAGGTTGTAAGACCAATCGTATTGAGATCCTGTTGCATCTGCATCGGTAACAGAAATAGCCGTAAAAGCTTTACCATTTGTGCTTTCAAATTTATAACCAGTTGCTGTTTTAGGTAATTCTAGAAAATTTGAACCTTTACCAGGCAGTACAACACTTCCGGTAGCATTTGTTCCAGAAGTCCACTTTATGGTCATAGGAGTTGCTATACTATTTGTAAAAAAAACAGAAACAGGCGCATCATCTAGAGTTGTGTATACTGGAGTATAATAAGTATCACTATAAAATTCACCAGGTAAAAGTGCTAAGTTACGTGTTCCGTAAAAATCGATCCCTCCAAACAGCAAGTCTACACCTACTGGATGGTTTGCAGTAACAATGGCTCCAGATTTAATATCATTGGCATTATTTACATCATTATTTACCCCTGGGCTATTAGCTGTTCCGTCATAAAGCCAAACTTCTCCTTCATCAAGGTTATGTGTCACGTCAACCTTATTATCTCCATTGTAATCTAAACTAACTACAGTACCATCTTTTTCTGCCCTAATAAACAAGGCAGTATATTTAAATGCAGATACATTATCAAATTTTGTCCCTGAAATATCCTCTCCAAATGGAATTACAAAAAGCTCTCCGAAACGACTCGTATCGAATACATTGGTTTTTGTATTTTGAACGTCAAATATAGTACCCCCACTATTACCATTTGGGCCAGCATCTCCAGATATTTTTGATATGGCAACGTCAGATGAAGCTAAAAGTTTATCTTTTCCATCATATTTAATTTCTGCCGAATTTCTAGAATTATAGCGAAACGTATCATCAATATCTATGTAACCTCCCGCAGGAATTTTATCGGTTGGGTAGCCAGGAGCTACACCATTGGTAAGGTTTCCATCTCCCCAAATTGTTGTGGTGGATTGTGTAGGGTTATTAATATCTGCTTCATATCCATCTTCCCAATGATCGTAGATTATAGTTGTATTAGGGTAAGGAAATTTAATGGCCAAAATTGTTCTAATGTTAGCACTTAATTGATTAGTACTAGCAGCACTAATTAGTGCTTTCCTTAACATATTTTTATCTTCCGGAAACGGTAAATAAAATGTTTTATTATTGGTTGCTTCCAAACACGGGTCTCCGTTTACTGCTTGTACAGTTACTGTTACCACGGCAGTATCGTAAACTACTGGAGCCCCAGTACTACCAACTTGGTAGGTAAATGTTTCTGTACCGGAAAAGTTACCGTTTGGTAGGTATACTACGTTTCCGTTATTACCTACTTGTACGTTACCATTAACTGGTTTAACGGTTATAGATATAGTACTAATATCTATATCACATTTATCATTGGCTAATACGTTTACCGGAATCGGTCTTCCTTGTAGTCCGGTAACAGCATCATCATTTGCAATTATAGCCTTACTTGAAACTATTAATGTTTTAATTTTAGGTCCAGAACACCCAGCCGCAATAGCAGTAATTGTTGCATCTCCACTCCAGTTAGATGCCCAAGCCACGATTGCTGAAGCGGTATTAATTGTTCCTGCAGAAGCTGGAGTTAACGTATATGTAATGCCTGTTGTATTGGCTGCTTTAGCACTATAAGTTATTGTTGCTGCTCCTTTACATCTTTCTAAAGAAGCACTAGTAGTAAACATAGGTGTTTCTACAGATGGTTTTGTAGTAACGGTATGTGTAGCTGTTTTTGGGCCACCACAACCTGTTGCACTTGCAGTTATTGTTGATGTACCAGACCATCCTGCAACATAAGTTACTAGACCAGTTGTGGAGTTTATAGAGTTACCACCTGTTTTACTTGCTGTATCTAGACTATATGTAATGCTTGTAGCTTGTATAGATATAGCAGTATGAGTTGTAGTTCCTGCACCTTGGCAACGATCAGAAGTTGCACCTAGCGAAAATACTGGAGCATCGACGATAGGAGAACAAATATCAAAACTAAGTGCTTTTGTAGCTGTTCCGTTACCTGCAAACCCTTCTTCTGCTGTTGCAGGTATGGAGTATGTACCACCTAACCCTGTAGTATTCCAAACATATTCGTAAGTACGAGAACAACCAGCGTTAGCTACAGGAGTTGCCGTTACAGGGCTACCTGAAATATTTATTTTTAAACCTTTTATATCATCAGCTCCAAACGGGTTGGTTACTATGGCTCTTAAATAAGCTTTGGTACCAGCTGAAGCACTTGTTATAATGTTACCACCTGGATAAGGTGCATCGTAAACGGCATACGATGTAATATCTATATAGGTAGAAAGAGGTAGGTTAATTTTTGAAGGTTTTGTTTTGCTGTCGTAATCTATAGCAAAAGTAACACCAGTCTGTGCCGATGTAATTTCTAAGGTTATTGCCTGTCCTGCAGGTATCGTTGTATTTGTGCCCAAAGAGCCACTCCATGTTAAGATACCTCCACTATACGTTGGGTTTGTTAATGTTTTTATGTTGGTTGCACCATATTTTAAAATCGCTGTTATATTAGGGTTTGCTGGCATTGTACCACTTTTTA
Protein-coding regions in this window:
- a CDS encoding cadherin-like domain-containing protein, with the protein product MKQLYFNKTSISLKVTTKFSIYKFMLHTFLMFALLALQNTTAQTTATPNSIKLRHPHHVKGKTEIDTNFSEVEKITSSTSTTPLIYRSEPSTVAPHFNPSVNFLGYKTAYTAASISQTTVTKQLYLTNTNALDRIDPVATNDLTTASSATISQTAPPVSVANKTTYINATNSKTSHSFTHNTTAANQYLIVAASYEGKTWNSQSSHSNITSMTYNGVSMTRLGLNYVNYDNYFVEIWAVKNPAIGPHKVAFNVDEGGSLKMSAGAISFNDVNLNNPIRSSSNRYGSGNSFSQSINVPANGMVFDAIVWERNFSNHTQSVGTGQTKQWDLGPDNNLLIGAASTATAPANSTMTWSGGGGQFAHLSVGLNPSSTTSATSVSFTQSLAVCSPLIIDNLTPIDVSTYVSVKSGTMPANPNITAILKYGATNIKTLTNPTYSGGILTWSGSLGTNTTIPAGQAITLEITSAQTGVTFAIDYDSKTKPSKINLPLSTYIDITSYAVYDAPYPGGNIITSASAGTKAYLRAIVTNPFGADDIKGLKINISGSPVTATPVANAGCSRTYEYVWNTTGLGGTYSIPATAEEGFAGNGTATKALSFDICSPIVDAPVFSLGATSDRCQGAGTTTHTAISIQATSITYSLDTASKTGGNSINSTTGLVTYVAGWSGTSTITASATGCGGPKTATHTVTTKPSVETPMFTTSASLERCKGAATITYSAKAANTTGITYTLTPASAGTINTASAIVAWASNWSGDATITAIAAGCSGPKIKTLIVSSKAIIANDDAVTGLQGRPIPVNVLANDKCDIDISTISITVKPVNGNVQVGNNGNVVYLPNGNFSGTETFTYQVGSTGAPVVYDTAVVTVTVQAVNGDPCLEATNNKTFYLPFPEDKNMLRKALISAASTNQLSANIRTILAIKFPYPNTTIIYDHWEDGYEADINNPTQSTTTIWGDGNLTNGVAPGYPTDKIPAGGYIDIDDTFRYNSRNSAEIKYDGKDKLLASSDVAISKISGDAGPNGNSGGTIFDVQNTKTNVFDTSRFGELFVIPFGEDISGTKFDNVSAFKYTALFIRAEKDGTVVSLDYNGDNKVDVTHNLDEGEVWLYDGTANSPGVNNDVNNANDIKSGAIVTANHPVGVDLLFGGIDFYGTRNLALLPGEFYSDTYYTPVYTTLDDAPVSVFFTNSIATPMTIKWTSGTNATGSVVLPGKGSNFLELPKTATGYKFESTNGKAFTAISVTDADATGSQYDWSYNLIAANRLTTFASVAWAPGSNDKSANYNPIWITPTEKTTIYIKYDGNLTTSPNTPGNSCNLPFDKAVALNALQSYQIYAPGNDQTGVAVYTCNDVPFAAVWGQDPNANGSVTPVGSPAQDVGYVLEPRCLQQILFANDDLKGTLINTPVTIDLDNNDVGFLCLIDPASISTLGVLQPANGKVVTNGDGTITYTPNPGFSGIDVFEYRICASDFPDVCDVAKVRVPVGCSITNPGKNNINGTVFMDDSLNATFDTGEVGKSGIKINLYEDSNKNGLVDTGEPLKQTSTTDTNGNYSLEFTVPTAPITTITKSVLQSSDDIEEDSAGGTPLLNTNSLDLGTFNGTPRIVGMRFQNMNIPKDAIITNAYIEFTAEATNSGSTNLIFSANAVDNAPTFTATANNTSSRTKTTATVPWTSVPNWNTVGGKHNSPNIGKVVQEVVNRDGWSPNNAIAILVVGDGTRVAQSFDRNSSNAPKLVVNYRLPITTKYLVKVDESSLPAGHTVTTSNIQNAIFNNSDVADCENNFGIANYCTNPNLPDSDKDGINDICDLDDDNDGILDTDEDTGTSCKVPLNLKVSWIGSDYDSGAFEKKVAGDEIYIDFDFGIIDFSGFTLADVSKFKFNYATQGLTNIYQRIEVLAADLPKTIGVSYVLQAGETGVNTGFTSIDKVSFSSIYVELTNGITIPISDIAAINLVGSGNETFGINGVNFDAWSYYDCDGDGIPNSLDLDSDNDGCPDALEGDENVTAAMLVTPPSGTLLKGGNGVDPVTTPTSGTHNASVLLNLGNSVDAKGVPKVVNANGTADIGGDQGQGIGTSINTIIQSTECNTVVNAVNDINQTPKDTAVNGALLTNDENVTSVTIITINGVDHTIPAGTTENPGSVEITNVPGVDENGNSVTNTGSLLIKSDGTYTFTPAFGFTGTINPIGYTGAGVEDATDTALLSIKVIPNVVPGNNPPTAQNDVNTTEINTTITNGKILSNDSDPDGDTLTVTSITTNITNNSNGTSTPTTVNTFPIAGTGQTLSGKDLKGTKVDVAGKIIMAADGTYTFTPANGFIGTVNNITYTISDGKGGTDTAILSISVKPDFGNTTFANDDANSAPQETNMTGNILDNDFDPEGNLQVVTAASANGIDITPGTAIDIPGVGNIKIDTNGEYIFIPIAGYIGTIPITYTKCDTGVTPQACDKATLYLTSLPISVVAKDDINQTPQDITLNGQLTTNDKGVTNVTAQRFVLGTAKQVSGKDKNGNNVANAGKLTINSNGTYVFVPATGFTGTVDPITYTGNGTGGATDTAILSIEVIPNVLPNNNPPTAQNDVNTTELNTPITNGKILSNDSDLDGDALNVISFTTNVTTNSGSNTTSTTVNTFPISGSGLTISGVDINGNTVDVAGKILMTADGTYTFTPETGFTGTINEIVYTISDGKGGTDTAILNINVIPNYGNTTFANDDANSAPQGNNMTGNVLTNDTDPEDNNQTVTSASANGTTITIGTAIDIPAIGNIKIDTNGNYTFIPLAGFVGTIPVTYTKCDNGTPSACDTATLYLTSIPTDVIAENDINQTPQDIPVDGQLTTNDHGVISVTAAGFTLGIPKQVAGKDKNGNDVNNAGSIIINSNGTYTFTPVAGFTGTINPITYTGTGSGNITDTATLSIEVIPNVLTSNNPPTAQNDVNTTELDKTLNSTVLSNDSDPDSEDILIVTSATGLLINTETTVNGIDENGNSVTAGTVKLNTNGTYTFDPTPTFVGTVNDIIYTISDGNGGTDTAILSLNVISNYGNTTFANNDANSAPQGETMTANVLTNDTDPEDDKQTVTSASANGTAITIGVAIDITDIGNIKIDANGKYTFVPDANFTGTVSVIYEICDNGTPKACDKATLYLTSIPVILAADAMITQVYQFGNERWIEITNIGKTEIPANTINVQLFQNKTIAELVTLPNITDNIPSLKIGMPLAAGKSVLIKNSGSTTLKNLGTANIIENESLTALDDTVNDIIILSSTTGITSWLNRYDVVSNIANKTSIVRIDERLTPNKEYTANEWVVFVNDIEGDKDYISPYAEISNTIKGTPRHPQAPVVSEILNSNKEANTLLGLHRIDKTISNSSNDKTWTNGYPDRSREVVIDKDFEYADSRLSARKLEVAATKKLTIKDQLLVVTNNIILNGDIRLRGPLAQLVQTHTDGSMVSGTGKLLVDQKSMVPSLYRYGYMSSPVTSTSLVDTYSLFDVLRDGTDIDNPKTITFNQNTYDGSYTSTGITIADYWVYSYSPSSNGRSNWIHQRNDGDIKRGDGYTFKGPGKKDGQIYTFIGTPNDGDFNTIKNIGASEDYLIGNPFPSAMNARKFIEDNKDQTTATLYFWEHKKSAIGEGNGIDGHVFGGYIGGYATVNLAGAVAADAVAANSNSGTSGLGSETYTTPLPYIAIGQGFFIQGDPKTGGEIKFNNSQRAYVNQGTKSVFFKGNKKTNKSKSFDNILPFIKLGFEYKNDENLLIHHQTGISFLESNSFEFDKGYDSEIYETGKTDMYWKFPNDAKKYVIAGVQEISNELEVPLEITMSNSGTVNIMVDEVKNVSNHLFITDKLTETSYKITDGKITLTLEKGVYTDRFVLAFKEAAVLGLDKDVLAAYTNIYADNENQQIVISKNNEIEISKVELFDIIGKKVSIWNIKEQKNTYQLDIKKQIPTGFYIVKMSTNKGIMNKKVVIE